A single region of the Miscanthus floridulus cultivar M001 unplaced genomic scaffold, ASM1932011v1 os_978, whole genome shotgun sequence genome encodes:
- the LOC136535481 gene encoding glycine-rich cell wall structural protein-like produces the protein MGGAAREGTAGTRPLPEMAATTQPPLGGRGEGVGPRGATEAGHGRRWGWAPAWPATGTIGRPADGAGAGAAGQGAADGWGRGSPVTRVGRSGGGRGELPGGVAGGWGRARRDGVGTAGGAGSCRGGRGRRLGAGRGRRRGGHGGRGRWKARERGAAGGAWLRRVGAARGPGATGEGRGRRLGAGRGRRRGWAWRARSPARPADARCVAAGGGRVELLGRGAAGGWGKARPVTRWARRAVAGGPGARAWVRPAAAQGTTGEGRGWWLGAGHDRDGGGQGGRARELPGRGAADGWGRGAVGDGEGTAARPVTGAVAGEAGGRRGAGSCQGGARPETGAARGAAGEGHGRRLGRGAPETGWA, from the coding sequence ATGGGCGGCGCGGCCAGGGAAGGGACGGCAGGGACACGGCCGCTGCCGGAAATGGCCGCCACCACCCAGCCACCTCTGGGCGGCCGAGGCGAGGGCGTCGGGCCACGGGGAGCTACCGAGGCCGGGCACGGCCGGCGATGGGGGTGGGCGCCGGCGTGGCCGGCGACGGGCACGATTGGGCGGCCGGcggacggcgcgggcgcgggagctGCCGGGCAGGGCGCGGCCGACGGCTGGGGGCGGGGCAGTCCGGTGACGCGGGTGGGCAGGTCCGGCGGAGGGCGCGGGGAACTGCCGGGAGGGGTGGCCGGTGGCTGGGGGCGGGCGCGCCGAGATGGGGTGGGCACGGCGGGCGGCGCGGGGAGCTGCCGGGGAGGGCGTGGTCGGCGGCTGGGGGCGGGGCGCGGTCGGAGACGGGGTGGGCACGGCGGGCGAGGCCGGTGGAAGGCGCGGGAGCGGGGAGCTGCCGGGGGGGCGTGGCTGAGACGGGTGGGCGCGGCGCGGGGGCCGGGAGCTACCGGGGAGGGGCGCGGCCGGCGGTTGGGGGCGGGGCGCGGCCGGAGACGGGGGTGGGCGTGGCGGGCACGGTCGCCAGCGAGGCCGGCGGATGCGCGGTGCGTCGCGGCGGGCGGTGGGCGCGTGGAGCTGCTGGGGAGGGGCGCGGCCGGCGGCTGGGGCAAGGCACGGCCGGTGACGCGGTGGGCGCGGCGCGCGGTCGCGGGCGGGCCTGGCGCGCGGGCGTGGGTGCGGCCGGCGGCGGCACAGGGAACTACCGGGGAGGGGCGTGGCTGGTGGCTGGGGGCGGGGCACGACCGAGATGGGGGTGGGCAAGGCGGGCGGGCGCGGGAGCTGCCGGGGAGGGGCGCGGCCGACGGCTGGGGGCGGGGCGCGGTCGGAGACGGGGAGGGAACGGCGGCGCGGCCGGTGACGGGCGCGGTCGCGGGCGAGGCCGGTGGAAGGCGCGGAGCGGGGAGCTGCCAGGGCGGGGCGCGGCCGGAGACGGGGGCGGCGCGGGGAGCTGCCGGGGAGGGGCACGGCCGGCGGCTGGGGCGGGGCGCGCCAGAGACGGGGTGGGCGTAG